In the genome of Marispirochaeta sp., one region contains:
- a CDS encoding transcriptional regulator: MKHFIAQKAQEDFNKAKGKATLGMILNYLSPERQELLSLQDVRNLLRPKGESYQGMKTVSLDRIIGSEGRYKDFNKAFLPRHEHIRNRWQSIDRAHISDVILPPIKLYEIGGVYFVRDGNHRVSVARHQGVYAIDAEVTSLTTEINLDPKMTIQDLKKAIIDYEKQDVFINSELGRIISPHELSFTETGRFVELLRHIQGHKYFMNLDKKEEIPFVEAGKSWYRNLYKPIIGIIKTEKIHKRFPGRTPSDLYMWIIKHWHELKEKYGDDFAIEEAARNYSRAFGTSWKQNILNFLFQRKSE; encoded by the coding sequence GTGAAGCATTTTATAGCCCAAAAAGCCCAGGAGGATTTTAATAAAGCCAAGGGTAAAGCCACCCTGGGAATGATCCTGAATTATTTAAGCCCTGAACGGCAGGAACTACTCTCGCTGCAGGACGTACGCAATCTGCTGCGTCCCAAGGGAGAATCCTATCAGGGAATGAAGACAGTCTCGCTGGACCGGATAATCGGCAGTGAGGGACGATATAAGGACTTTAATAAAGCCTTTCTGCCCCGGCATGAACATATAAGAAACAGGTGGCAGAGTATAGACCGCGCTCATATAAGCGACGTGATTCTTCCGCCAATCAAGCTTTACGAAATCGGCGGCGTCTACTTTGTTCGGGACGGAAACCACCGGGTCTCTGTCGCCAGGCATCAGGGAGTCTATGCCATCGACGCTGAAGTCACAAGTCTGACCACCGAGATTAACCTCGATCCGAAGATGACCATTCAGGACCTGAAAAAGGCGATTATCGACTATGAAAAGCAGGACGTATTCATAAACAGCGAACTGGGAAGAATAATCAGTCCCCATGAACTCTCTTTCACCGAGACAGGCCGCTTCGTTGAGCTCCTGCGGCATATTCAGGGCCATAAATACTTTATGAATCTGGATAAAAAAGAGGAGATCCCCTTTGTAGAGGCCGGTAAATCATGGTATCGGAACCTCTATAAGCCGATTATCGGCATTATAAAAACAGAGAAAATCCACAAACGCTTTCCCGGAAGAACTCCCTCCGACCTGTATATGTGGATCATTAAACACTGGCACGAACTTAAAGAAAAGTATGGCGATGACTTTGCAATAGAGGAAGCGGCCAGGAATTATTCCCGAGCATTCGGAACTTCGTGGAAACAGAATATCCTGAACTTCCTGTTTCAGCGGAAGTCTGAGTAA
- a CDS encoding metallophosphoesterase, giving the protein MKVLCIADHVDPLVYSNSIKDRFSGVQLVLAAGDLHLEYYGFIVSSLNVPLCFVFGNHNLERIRDYRSEFRNIYSLNPEAFHHYHSYGATYVGGRITRVKGLLIAGLGGSMRYNQGDNQFTERGMFLYALRLLPRLIWNRLRYGRYLDILLTHAPPRNIHDKEDSCHRGFRFFRLFMDIFRPRYLIHGHVHLYDLNAQRDTVYKDTRVINAYDHVVLDIEDFS; this is encoded by the coding sequence ATGAAGGTCCTCTGCATTGCGGATCATGTGGATCCCCTGGTCTATTCAAACAGCATCAAGGATCGGTTCTCTGGTGTACAGCTGGTTCTGGCTGCCGGGGACCTGCATCTGGAGTATTACGGTTTCATTGTTTCCTCCCTTAATGTACCTCTCTGTTTTGTCTTTGGTAACCATAATCTTGAACGAATCAGGGATTACCGCTCGGAGTTCCGTAATATCTACAGCCTGAATCCCGAAGCCTTTCATCACTACCATTCCTATGGAGCAACCTATGTTGGCGGACGGATCACACGCGTCAAGGGCCTGCTGATTGCCGGTCTCGGAGGCAGCATGCGTTACAACCAGGGAGACAACCAGTTTACCGAACGTGGAATGTTCCTGTATGCCCTTCGCCTGCTCCCCAGGCTGATCTGGAACCGTCTGCGATACGGAAGATACCTTGATATTCTGCTTACCCATGCTCCTCCCCGGAACATTCATGACAAAGAGGACTCCTGCCACCGGGGGTTCCGGTTTTTTCGACTGTTTATGGATATATTTAGACCGCGGTATCTTATTCACGGGCACGTGCATCTTTACGATCTGAATGCTCAGCGCGACACCGTCTATAAAGACACGCGCGTGATAAATGCCTATGATCACGTAGTACTGGATATAGAGGATTTTTCGTGA